One segment of Pseudomonas pohangensis DNA contains the following:
- the lolA gene encoding outer membrane lipoprotein chaperone LolA, with protein MGFIRMLLIALLAIPGLPLQAADDTAVQRLTGLLNQAQTISGRFSQLTLDGSGTQLQETSGDMSLKRPGQFRWHTDAPMEQLLVSNGETIWLYDPDLMQVTIQKMDQRLTHTPALLLSGDVSKIAESFDITLKEGGNVVDFILKPKAADSLFESLRLSFRGGMINDMQLIDNVGQRTNILFLGVKMNPPIAASQFTFEVPEGVDVIQE; from the coding sequence ATGGGCTTTATCCGCATGCTGTTGATTGCATTGCTCGCCATTCCGGGTTTGCCGTTGCAGGCAGCCGATGACACGGCAGTTCAGCGCCTGACCGGCCTGCTCAACCAGGCCCAGACCATCAGCGGGCGTTTTTCCCAGCTGACTCTGGATGGCAGTGGTACCCAGTTGCAGGAAACCTCCGGCGACATGTCACTCAAGCGTCCCGGACAGTTTCGCTGGCACACCGATGCGCCGATGGAGCAGTTGCTGGTCTCCAATGGTGAAACCATCTGGCTCTACGATCCCGATCTGATGCAGGTGACTATCCAGAAGATGGACCAGCGCCTGACTCATACGCCAGCGTTGTTGCTGTCGGGTGATGTATCGAAAATCGCTGAAAGCTTCGATATCACCCTGAAAGAGGGGGGTAATGTGGTTGATTTCATCCTCAAGCCGAAGGCTGCCGACAGCCTGTTCGAGAGTCTGCGCCTGTCTTTTCGCGGTGGCATGATCAACGACATGCAGCTGATCGATAACGTCGGTCAGCGCACCAACATCCTGTTTCTCGGGGTGAAGATGAATCCTCCGATTGCCGCCAGCCAGTTCACCTTCGAAGTGCCTGAAGGCGTTGACGTGATTCAGGAATAA
- a CDS encoding replication-associated recombination protein A yields the protein MELFRNEPLVQPLAARLRATCLDEYVGQQHLLAPGKPLREALEQGALHSMIFWGPPGVGKTTLARLLAEVSDAHFETISAVLSGVKEIRQAVDLARQQAAQYGRRTILFVDEVHRFNKSQQDAFLPFVEDGTLIFIGATTENPSFELNNALLSRARVYVLKSLDEAALRRLAERALSEEKGLGKRGLSLPEESLQLLLAAADGDGRRLLNLLENAADLAEDGQAISADLLQSLLGDGVRRFDKGGEAFYDQISALHKSVRGSDPDATLYWYARMLDGGCDPLYIARRVVRMASEDIGNADPRALTLCLNAWDVQERLGSPEGELAVAQALVYLACAPKSNAVYSAFKAAMRDAAEQGSLEVPLHLRNAPTRLMKELGYGGEYRYAHDEPEAYAAGEDYFPEQLQPRRYYQPVPRGLELKIRDKLEHLATLDSQSPRQRRKP from the coding sequence ATGGAACTGTTCCGCAACGAACCGCTCGTTCAGCCGCTGGCTGCCCGGTTGCGTGCCACCTGTCTGGATGAGTACGTGGGCCAGCAGCACCTGCTGGCACCGGGCAAGCCGCTGCGCGAAGCGCTGGAGCAGGGTGCGCTGCACTCGATGATCTTCTGGGGGCCGCCGGGGGTAGGTAAAACCACCCTGGCGCGACTGCTGGCAGAAGTGTCCGATGCGCATTTCGAGACGATTTCGGCAGTGCTCTCCGGGGTCAAGGAGATCCGTCAGGCCGTCGATCTGGCGCGCCAGCAGGCTGCCCAGTACGGCCGCAGGACCATCCTGTTTGTTGACGAAGTGCATCGTTTCAACAAGAGCCAGCAGGATGCTTTTCTGCCCTTTGTCGAAGATGGCACGCTGATCTTTATTGGCGCCACAACGGAAAATCCTTCCTTTGAACTGAATAACGCTTTGCTCTCGCGGGCCCGGGTGTATGTGCTGAAAAGCCTGGACGAGGCAGCACTAAGGCGTCTGGCCGAGCGCGCGCTGAGCGAAGAAAAGGGTCTGGGCAAGCGCGGTTTGAGCCTGCCCGAGGAAAGTCTGCAATTGTTGCTGGCAGCCGCTGACGGCGATGGCCGGCGCCTGCTCAATCTGCTGGAAAACGCCGCGGATCTGGCCGAGGACGGTCAGGCGATTAGTGCGGATTTGCTGCAGAGCCTGCTGGGTGATGGCGTCAGGCGTTTCGACAAGGGCGGTGAAGCGTTTTACGACCAGATTTCCGCCCTGCACAAGTCGGTGCGTGGCTCCGATCCGGATGCCACCCTGTACTGGTATGCGCGCATGCTCGACGGTGGTTGTGATCCGCTGTATATCGCCCGCCGGGTGGTGCGCATGGCCAGTGAGGATATCGGCAATGCCGATCCGCGTGCCCTGACGCTATGCCTGAATGCCTGGGATGTGCAGGAGCGTCTGGGCAGCCCGGAAGGCGAACTGGCTGTAGCGCAGGCATTGGTTTATCTGGCCTGCGCGCCGAAGAGCAATGCTGTTTACAGTGCGTTCAAGGCGGCCATGCGTGACGCCGCCGAACAGGGCTCGCTGGAAGTGCCGCTGCATCTGCGCAATGCGCCGACCAGATTGATGAAGGAACTGGGTTATGGCGGTGAATACCGTTATGCCCATGATGAACCGGAGGCATACGCCGCCGGAGAGGATTACTTTCCCGAACAGCTGCAACCGCGTCGCTATTATCAGCCGGTGCCGCGCGGGCTTGAACTCAAGATTCGCGACAAGCTCGAGCATCTGGCCACACTGGATAGCCAAAGCCCCCGGCAAAGGAGAAAACCATGA
- the crcB gene encoding fluoride efflux transporter CrcB — MIQVAMAVAAGGALGSLLRFLVSSWVVDNWPRHFYLGTFAVNLLGCFAIGFLSAVFLLRADLPLPLRTGLTVGVLGGLTTFSSFSLEVVTLLESGQHGTAAGYLLGSVLGGLAAAWLGMTLARL; from the coding sequence ATGATTCAGGTGGCCATGGCGGTTGCGGCGGGTGGAGCACTGGGTTCGTTGCTGCGCTTTCTGGTCAGCAGCTGGGTGGTGGACAACTGGCCGCGGCATTTTTATCTGGGCACTTTTGCAGTGAACCTGCTGGGCTGTTTTGCCATCGGATTTCTTTCGGCCGTGTTTCTGCTGCGTGCAGATCTTCCGCTGCCCCTGCGTACGGGCCTTACCGTCGGCGTGCTAGGTGGTCTGACTACCTTTTCCAGTTTCAGCCTTGAAGTGGTCACCCTGCTGGAGTCCGGGCAGCACGGAACTGCAGCCGGTTACCTGCTGGGCAGTGTACTGGGCGGACTGGCCGCCGCCTGGCTGGGGATGACGCTGGCACGCCTGTGA
- the serS gene encoding serine--tRNA ligase: MLDAKLVRSQLHEVAERLATRGFQLDVARFEALESQRKSVQTRTEQLQNERNTRSKAIGQAKARGEDIAPLLAEVDQLGSDLESGKRELEALQLELDNLMLNMPNLPDASVPVGADEEGNVEVRRWGTPRSFDFTIQDHVALGEKYGWLDFETAAKLSGARFALLRGPIARLHRALAQFMVNLHTAEHGYEEAYTPYLVQAGALQGTGQLPKFEEDLFKIAREGEADLYLIPTAEVSLTNIVAGAILDARQLPLKFVAHTPCFRSEAGASGRDTRGMIRQHQFDKVEMVQIVEPDKSAQALEELTGNAEKVLQLLGLPYRVLALCTGDMGFGAVKTYDLEVWVPSQDKYREISSCSNCGDFQARRMQARYRNPESNRPELVHTLNGSGLAVGRTLVAVLENYQQADGSIRVPDVLKPYMGGIEVIG, from the coding sequence ATGCTTGATGCCAAACTCGTCCGTTCGCAACTCCATGAAGTCGCCGAACGCCTTGCTACCCGTGGCTTCCAGCTCGACGTGGCGCGCTTCGAGGCCCTCGAGAGCCAGCGCAAGAGCGTGCAGACGCGTACCGAGCAGCTGCAGAACGAGCGCAATACCCGCTCCAAGGCCATCGGCCAGGCCAAGGCCCGTGGCGAGGACATCGCGCCATTGCTGGCTGAAGTGGATCAGCTGGGCAGCGATCTCGAATCCGGCAAGCGCGAACTGGAAGCCCTTCAGCTCGAGCTGGATAACCTGATGCTGAACATGCCCAACCTGCCGGATGCATCGGTGCCGGTGGGTGCTGACGAGGAGGGCAATGTCGAGGTACGGCGCTGGGGCACACCGCGCAGCTTCGATTTCACCATTCAGGATCATGTGGCCCTGGGCGAAAAGTATGGCTGGCTGGATTTCGAGACTGCTGCGAAGCTTTCGGGTGCCCGCTTTGCCCTGCTGCGCGGGCCAATAGCCCGGCTGCATCGGGCGCTGGCGCAGTTCATGGTCAACCTGCACACCGCCGAGCATGGCTACGAAGAGGCCTATACCCCGTACCTGGTGCAGGCGGGCGCACTGCAGGGCACGGGCCAGTTGCCCAAGTTCGAGGAAGACCTGTTCAAGATCGCCCGCGAAGGCGAAGCCGATCTGTACCTGATCCCGACAGCCGAAGTGTCGCTGACCAATATTGTCGCCGGTGCCATTCTCGATGCCAGACAATTACCCTTGAAGTTTGTCGCGCACACTCCGTGCTTCCGCAGTGAAGCGGGCGCCTCCGGGCGTGATACGCGCGGCATGATTCGCCAGCATCAGTTCGACAAGGTCGAAATGGTGCAGATCGTCGAACCGGACAAGTCAGCCCAGGCCCTTGAGGAGCTGACCGGCAATGCCGAGAAAGTCCTGCAGTTGCTCGGTTTGCCCTACCGCGTGCTGGCGCTGTGCACCGGCGACATGGGCTTCGGTGCGGTGAAAACCTATGACCTGGAAGTCTGGGTGCCGAGCCAGGACAAGTACCGCGAAATTTCCTCCTGCTCCAACTGCGGTGATTTCCAGGCGCGACGCATGCAGGCGCGTTACCGCAACCCGGAAAGCAACAGGCCGGAGCTGGTACATACCCTCAATGGTTCAGGTCTGGCGGTTGGCCGCACGCTGGTGGCGGTGCTGGAAAACTACCAGCAGGCCGATGGCAGCATCCGGGTGCCTGACGTGCTGAAACCCTATATGGGCGGCATCGAAGTCATCGGTTGA
- the cysG gene encoding siroheme synthase CysG — MDYLPLFHNLKDRPVLVVGGGEVALRKSRLLSESGAQLRVVAPEVGEELRTLAGAGVHLRSYQTADLQGVVLVIAATDDEALNARISAEAQALCVPVNVVDAPRLCSVIFPAIVDRSPLIVAVTSGGDAPVLARLIRARIETWIPSTYGQLASLAKQFRARVKSLLPNVQQRRVFWEEVFQGPIAERVFAGQPAEAERLLAEKVAGGAQAVQGEVYLVGAGPGDPDLLTFRALRLMQQADVVLYDRLVAPAIIDMCRRDAERIYVGKQRSEHSLPQEQINQRLVTLARAGKRVLRLKGGDPFIFGRGGEEIEELAAHGIPFQVVPGITAASGCAAYAGIPLTHRDHAQSVRFVTGHLKDGSCDLPWKDLTAPGQTLVFYMGLVGLPLICQQLIAHGRSADTPAALVQQGTTKNQRVFTGTLGSLPQLVAEHEVHAPTLVIVGEVVQLRGKLAWFEGLANA, encoded by the coding sequence ATGGATTACTTGCCGCTGTTCCATAATCTCAAGGATCGTCCGGTGCTGGTCGTCGGCGGTGGCGAAGTGGCGCTGCGCAAGTCGCGCCTGCTCAGCGAATCCGGTGCGCAGTTGCGCGTGGTTGCGCCAGAGGTGGGTGAAGAGTTGCGGACACTGGCCGGTGCAGGTGTGCATTTGCGCAGCTATCAAACGGCAGACTTGCAGGGCGTGGTGCTGGTGATTGCGGCCACCGATGATGAAGCACTGAATGCACGTATTTCCGCAGAGGCGCAGGCCTTGTGCGTTCCGGTCAATGTGGTCGATGCCCCCAGGCTTTGCTCGGTGATTTTCCCGGCAATTGTCGACCGCTCGCCGCTGATCGTGGCGGTTACCAGTGGCGGCGATGCGCCGGTACTGGCGCGGCTGATTCGCGCCAGAATCGAAACCTGGATTCCTTCCACTTACGGGCAATTGGCCAGTCTGGCGAAGCAGTTTCGGGCCCGGGTAAAAAGCCTGCTGCCGAATGTGCAGCAGCGCCGGGTGTTCTGGGAAGAGGTGTTTCAGGGCCCGATAGCCGAGCGGGTGTTTGCCGGGCAGCCGGCCGAGGCCGAACGTCTGCTGGCCGAGAAAGTGGCCGGTGGGGCACAGGCGGTGCAGGGCGAGGTCTATCTGGTCGGTGCCGGTCCCGGCGACCCGGATCTGCTGACCTTTCGCGCCCTGCGTCTGATGCAGCAGGCCGATGTGGTGCTGTATGACCGCCTGGTGGCGCCAGCGATTATCGATATGTGCCGGCGCGATGCCGAGCGCATCTATGTTGGCAAACAACGCAGCGAGCACAGCCTGCCGCAGGAGCAGATCAACCAGCGTCTGGTTACTCTGGCCCGGGCCGGCAAGCGCGTGTTGCGTTTGAAAGGGGGCGATCCGTTCATCTTTGGCCGTGGCGGTGAAGAGATCGAGGAACTGGCCGCCCATGGCATTCCTTTTCAGGTGGTGCCGGGTATTACCGCCGCGTCGGGCTGTGCCGCTTATGCCGGCATCCCGTTGACCCATCGCGATCATGCGCAGTCCGTGCGTTTCGTTACTGGCCATCTGAAAGACGGCAGCTGTGATCTGCCCTGGAAGGATCTCACTGCTCCCGGTCAGACCCTGGTGTTTTACATGGGGTTGGTTGGTCTGCCGCTGATTTGCCAGCAGCTGATCGCCCACGGCCGCAGTGCTGACACCCCAGCGGCGCTGGTGCAGCAGGGCACTACCAAAAATCAGCGGGTTTTCACCGGAACCCTTGGCAGCCTGCCGCAGCTGGTGGCCGAGCACGAGGTGCATGCACCTACGCTGGTCATCGTCGGTGAAGTGGTGCAATTGCGCGGGAAGCTGGCGTGGTTTGAAGGGTTGGCGAACGCCTGA
- a CDS encoding sigma-54 dependent transcriptional regulator, protein MHPVVAEPRRLLVIEPCEECRGLFPSLQKAGWLVEARALGEQVHHPCQVGMLCVHSGVESRLDELRAIILASSAEWVAVVRPEDMSSAKVRDFISEWFFDFHTKPVDLERLLVTLGRACGMAHLREHSDKYLADHSHELLGESASIRAVRRLLEKLGPTDTPVLVRGESGTGKELVANTLHRLSARARQPLVAINCGAIPENLIQSELFGHEKGAFTGAHQRKIGRIESADGGTLFLDEIGDLPLEMQANLLRFLQEMTIERVGGTKPINVDVRVIAATHINLEEAVAKGTFREDLYYRLNVLQVQMPSLRERLLDLPQLAHHFASVFSEEAGRRPRRFSQAALLAMTAHGWPGNVRELANRVRRGLVVAEGRQIEAEDLGLERTSKLPPVLGTLEEYKLQAERQAIGDALLQYSQNLSQAARALGVSRPTLYRLLHKHQLSWAGLDIRDAGS, encoded by the coding sequence ATGCATCCTGTTGTTGCAGAACCTCGCCGGCTGTTGGTGATTGAGCCATGCGAGGAGTGTCGTGGGTTGTTTCCCAGCCTGCAGAAGGCAGGCTGGCTGGTCGAGGCGCGGGCCTTGGGTGAGCAGGTCCATCATCCTTGTCAGGTTGGCATGCTTTGCGTGCATTCAGGAGTCGAGTCCCGTCTGGATGAACTGCGCGCCATCATTCTTGCCAGTTCGGCCGAGTGGGTAGCCGTGGTGCGTCCCGAGGACATGTCCAGCGCCAAGGTGCGTGACTTCATCAGCGAGTGGTTTTTTGATTTTCACACCAAGCCGGTCGATCTGGAGCGCTTGCTGGTTACTCTGGGGCGTGCCTGCGGCATGGCGCATCTGCGTGAGCACAGCGACAAGTATCTGGCGGATCACAGCCACGAACTGCTTGGTGAAAGCGCTTCGATCCGGGCTGTTCGGCGCTTGCTGGAAAAGCTGGGTCCGACAGACACCCCGGTGCTGGTGCGTGGTGAAAGTGGCACCGGCAAGGAGCTGGTAGCCAATACACTGCACCGCCTCTCTGCCCGCGCCAGGCAACCTCTGGTGGCGATCAACTGCGGGGCGATTCCGGAAAACCTCATCCAGTCGGAACTCTTCGGGCACGAGAAGGGGGCCTTTACCGGCGCCCATCAGCGCAAGATCGGGCGCATCGAGTCGGCCGACGGGGGCACGTTGTTTCTGGACGAGATCGGTGATCTGCCGCTGGAGATGCAGGCCAATCTATTGCGCTTTCTTCAGGAAATGACCATCGAGCGGGTCGGCGGAACCAAACCGATCAATGTCGATGTACGGGTCATTGCCGCTACCCATATCAACCTGGAAGAGGCGGTGGCCAAGGGTACTTTCCGGGAAGACTTGTATTACCGCCTGAATGTGCTGCAGGTGCAAATGCCCTCGTTGCGCGAACGCCTGCTCGATCTGCCGCAACTGGCACACCATTTTGCCAGTGTATTCAGTGAGGAGGCTGGTCGCCGGCCGCGCCGCTTCAGCCAGGCAGCGCTGCTGGCCATGACTGCACATGGCTGGCCGGGTAATGTACGCGAACTGGCCAATCGGGTCAGGCGCGGACTGGTGGTGGCGGAGGGGCGGCAGATCGAGGCCGAGGACCTGGGTCTCGAACGCACCAGCAAATTGCCGCCGGTTCTCGGCACTCTGGAAGAATACAAGCTGCAGGCCGAGCGCCAGGCCATCGGCGATGCGTTGCTGCAATACTCGCAAAACCTCAGCCAGGCAGCCCGTGCCCTGGGCGTTTCCAGACCCACCCTGTACCGCCTGTTGCACAAGCACCAGCTAAGCTGGGCAGGGCTGGATATACGGGATGCAGGCTCCTAG
- a CDS encoding transporter produces the protein MHMPKSLLMLPLAVAIATAQAAEVSETQALRDEMAALQKRYEAQQNALMILEQRLRAMEARNQQPAPAPQRSIAQAGIAAGGPPSTSTSYGDSLKDDSKPADSVEDVYQQASGFYGNGAFSLETGITYTHYDSSQLALNGFLALDSIFLGNINIDEIKSDSYTLDVTGRYNWDRWQFSLNVPTNYRQSTYSSAGAGGSTTSYSEETVDGDPRIGDVTFGVAYKFMDETVDQPDAVFSFDVRAPTGKDPYGIKLVQTDANDNLYVPEDLPTGNGVWGVTPGVSVVKTYDPAIVFANLGYTYNFEDSFNDISAQQGVKVPGKVNLGNTFNFGLGVAFALNEKMSLAMSFSELIAQKSKVKADGQGWESVDNSDYNAAYYNIGMTFAPTPNLSIVPNLAIGLTPDAPDFSFSLKFPYYF, from the coding sequence ATGCACATGCCAAAAAGTCTGTTGATGTTACCTCTGGCAGTCGCCATTGCGACTGCCCAGGCAGCTGAAGTAAGCGAGACTCAAGCACTGCGTGATGAAATGGCAGCACTGCAGAAACGTTATGAGGCACAGCAGAATGCACTGATGATACTGGAGCAAAGGTTGCGCGCCATGGAGGCTCGCAACCAGCAACCTGCCCCGGCACCGCAACGCAGCATTGCCCAGGCCGGCATTGCCGCTGGCGGGCCACCCTCGACTTCAACCAGCTACGGCGACAGTCTCAAGGACGATTCGAAACCGGCAGACAGTGTCGAGGACGTCTACCAACAGGCCAGTGGTTTCTACGGCAATGGTGCGTTTAGCCTGGAAACCGGTATCACCTATACCCACTACGACTCCAGCCAGCTGGCCCTCAACGGTTTTCTGGCACTGGATTCGATATTTCTCGGCAACATCAATATCGATGAGATCAAGTCCGACAGTTATACCCTGGATGTGACCGGCCGCTACAACTGGGATCGCTGGCAATTCAGCCTGAATGTGCCAACCAACTATCGCCAGTCCACCTACTCCTCGGCTGGCGCCGGTGGCTCAACCACTTCCTACAGCGAAGAGACGGTAGACGGAGACCCGCGTATTGGCGATGTCACTTTCGGCGTGGCTTACAAGTTTATGGACGAAACCGTCGATCAGCCCGACGCGGTATTCAGCTTCGATGTCCGCGCGCCCACCGGCAAGGATCCGTACGGGATCAAACTGGTGCAAACCGATGCCAATGACAATCTCTACGTACCGGAAGATTTGCCGACCGGCAACGGCGTCTGGGGCGTTACGCCAGGCGTCTCGGTGGTTAAAACCTATGACCCGGCCATCGTGTTTGCCAACCTGGGCTACACCTACAACTTCGAGGACAGTTTCAACGATATCAGTGCCCAGCAAGGGGTGAAGGTGCCGGGCAAGGTGAATCTTGGCAACACCTTCAATTTCGGCCTGGGTGTGGCCTTCGCGCTGAACGAGAAAATGAGTCTGGCCATGTCGTTCTCTGAACTCATAGCGCAGAAAAGTAAAGTCAAAGCAGATGGCCAGGGCTGGGAATCGGTGGATAACAGTGACTACAACGCTGCCTACTACAATATCGGCATGACCTTTGCGCCAACCCCGAATCTGAGCATCGTGCCGAATCTGGCGATTGGCCTGACACCCGATGCACCGGACTTCAGCTTCAGCCTGAAATTCCCCTATTACTTCTAG
- a CDS encoding C39 family peptidase, translating into MFRLWFLLLICSVLTLPWHAPAQAARMPVAALPGGGLVYKPVESIRERRFSDLVEQKTDFSCGAASMATILNQAYGWSLTEEDVILGMLAQADENLVRTQGFSMLDMKNYAASLGMRARGYRIQTSQLDSVSIPVIVLIEVRGYKHFVVMQRSEGDAVYVGDPVLGHQKLTKEEFSKGWNGIVFALIGPNYDRNNPLLSPPEPLTARHRLPGYKLVNDAELMEFGFIQSDFF; encoded by the coding sequence ATGTTTCGCCTCTGGTTTTTGCTGCTGATCTGTAGCGTACTCACACTGCCATGGCACGCCCCGGCGCAAGCTGCACGCATGCCGGTCGCTGCTCTACCCGGCGGTGGTCTGGTGTACAAACCGGTGGAAAGTATTCGCGAGCGTCGCTTCAGCGATCTGGTCGAACAGAAGACCGACTTCAGCTGTGGTGCTGCTTCCATGGCCACCATCCTCAATCAGGCCTACGGCTGGTCACTGACAGAAGAGGATGTGATCCTGGGCATGCTTGCCCAGGCCGATGAAAACCTGGTACGCACCCAGGGTTTTTCAATGCTGGATATGAAGAACTACGCAGCCAGTCTGGGAATGCGGGCACGTGGCTACCGGATTCAAACCAGCCAGCTGGACAGTGTCAGTATTCCGGTGATCGTGCTGATCGAAGTACGCGGTTACAAGCATTTCGTGGTGATGCAGCGCAGCGAAGGTGATGCGGTGTATGTCGGCGACCCCGTGCTGGGACACCAGAAATTGACCAAGGAAGAATTCAGCAAGGGCTGGAACGGTATCGTGTTCGCCCTGATCGGGCCCAACTATGACCGCAACAACCCCTTGCTCTCCCCGCCTGAGCCATTGACCGCCAGGCACCGGCTACCCGGTTACAAACTGGTCAACGATGCCGAGCTCATGGAGTTCGGATTTATTCAAAGTGATTTTTTCTAG